A genomic window from Lotus japonicus ecotype B-129 chromosome 1, LjGifu_v1.2 includes:
- the LOC130734634 gene encoding eukaryotic translation initiation factor 5A-5, translated as MSDEEHHFESKADAGASKTYPQQAGTIRKSGYIVIKGRPCKVVEVSTSKTGKHGHAKCHFVAIDIFTAKKLEDIVPSSHNCDVPHVNRTDYQLIDIAEDGFLSLLTENGNTKDDLKLPTDEALLSQIKDGFAEGKDLVLSVMSAMGEEQICALKDIGPK; from the exons ATGTCGGACGAGGAGCACCACTTCGAGTCAAAGGCCGACGCCGGAGCCTCCAAGACCTATCCTCAGCAAGCCGGCACCATCCGCAAAAGCGGTTACATCGTCATCAAGGGTCGTCCCTGCAAG GTTGTTGAGGTTTCAACCTCCAAGACTGGTAAGCATGGTCATGCTAAGTGCCACTTTGTTGCAATTGATATTTTCACTGCCAAAAAGCTTGAGGATATTGTTCCCTCTTCCCACAATTGTGAT gTTCCTCATGTGAATCGTACTGACTACCAGTTGATTGATATTGCTGAGGATGGATTT CTGAGCCTGCTTACTGAAAATGGGAACACCAAGGATGACCTCAAGCTCCCTACTGATGAGGCTCTACTTTCTCAG ATAAAGGATGGGTTTGCTGAGGGTAAGGACCTTGTTTTGAGCGTTATGTCTGCAATGGGTGAGGAGCAGATTTGTGCCCTGAAGGATATTGGGCCAAAGTAA
- the LOC130734635 gene encoding protein IMPAIRED IN BABA-INDUCED STERILITY 1: MGCVSSKQAVSVTPAIDHSGAFGRKPAEPENNKKVVGAIQRGEVGESGRASSNGCESSLSFRLGNLHRYVQGEHVAAGWPAWLSAVAGEAIHGWVPLRADAFEKLEKIGQGTYSSVFRAREVETGKIVALKKVRFDNFEPESVRFMAREIMILRRLDHPNIIKLEGLITSRLSCSMYLVFEYMEHDVTGLLSAPDIKFTEPQIKCYMKQLLSGIEHCHLRGVMHRDIKGSNLLVNNEGVLKVADFGLANFTSSGHKQPLTSRVVTLWYRPPELLLGATDYGPSVDLWSVGCVFAELLVGKPVLQGRTEVEQLHKIFKLCGSPPEDYWKKTRLPHATLFKPQHPYDSCLRESFKDLPPASVNLLQTLLSVEPYKRGTATSALSSEYFRTKPYACEPSSLPTYPPSKEIDAKHREESRKKIGGRARGNETRKSSRKPLGSNKLLAPAENLASQTQTAQKANGRSFRILKEEKNNIGEEAQKPSGGKPEDASHMKNASQGDIPFSGPLQVSTSSGFAWAKSRKDDTSIRSHCRTISRGHIFNPLEPSTLNSRNYSDIKNQENKESCGRRTKSRGHDLLENSKPSMQNQWSRFDRPDSFDASDEYHSQELSMALYHREDSMSKRSNLSFQDQGEKVEFSGPLLSQMHTVDELLEKHERHIRQTVRRSWFQRVKKHEK; the protein is encoded by the exons ATGGGGTGTGTGAGTTCGAAGCAAGCGGTGTCGGTAACGCCGGCGATCGACCACTCCGGCGCGTTCGGGAGGAAACCCGCCGAGCCGGAAAACAACAAGAAGGTGGTCGGAGCGATCCAGCGCGGCGAGGTTGGTGAGTCAGGGAGAGCGAGTTCGAACGGTTGCGAGTCGTCGTTGAGCTTCAGACTGGGGAACCTGCATAGGTACGTGCAGGGGGAGCACGTTGCGGCTGGCTGGCCGGCGTGGCTCAGCGCCGTCGCCGGTGAAGCCATTCACGGCTGGGTTCCGCTCCGCGCCGACGCGTTTGAGAAACTCGAGAAG ATTGGGCAAGGGACATATAGCAGTGTGTTTCGGGCGAGAGAGGTTGAAACGGGGAAGATAGTGGCTCTGAAGAAGGTGAGATTTGACAATTTTGAACCGGAGAGTGTGAGGTTTATGGCGCGGGAGATTATGATTCTGCGGCGGTTAGATCATCCCAATATCATAAAGCTGGAGGGGTTAATCACTTCCAGATTGTCGTGTAGCATGTACCTTGTCTTTGAGTACATGGAGCATGATGTTACAGGGCTCTTGTCTGCTCCTGATATCAAGTTTACTGAACCTCAG aTCAAGTGCTACATGAAGCAGTTGCTATCTGGTATTGAGCATTGTCACTTGCGGGGTGTGATGCACAGGGATATCAAAGGGTCGAATCTTCTGGTGAATAATGAGGGAGTATTGAAGGTGGCGGATTTTGGATTGGCAAACTTCACAAGTTCTGGGCACAAGCAGCCCCTCACTAGCCGTGTTGTCACCTTGTGGTACCGTCCGCCGGAGCTTCTCCTTGGCGCGACGGATTACGGCCCATCTGTGGATCTTTGGAGTGTTGGCTGTGTGTTTGCAGAGCTACTTGTTGGGAAGCCTGTACTTCAGGGGAGAACTGAG GTTGAACAATTGCACAAAATTTTCAAACTTTGTGGCTCCCCACCTGAGGATTACTGGAAAAAGACTAGACTTCCTCATGCAACTTTGTTTAAGCCTCAGCACCCATATGATAGCTGCCTCAGAGAGTCTTTTAAAGATTTGCCTCCGGCCAGTGTAAATCTGTTGCAAACTCTTCTTTCTGTTGAACCTTACAAACGTGGGACTGCCACATCTGCTCTCTCCTCCGAG TATTTCAGAACAAAACCTTATGCATGTGAGCCATCAAGCTTGCCAACATATCCACCAAGCAAAGAAATTGATGCAAAGCACAGGGAGGAGTCTAG GAAAAAGATTGGGGGACGAGCTCGAGGAAATGAAACAAGAAAATCATCAAGAAAGCCACTGGGATCCAATAAACTACTAGCCCCAGCTGAG AATTTGGCTAGTCAAACTCAAACTGCCCAAAAGGCCAATGGTAGATCTTTCCGCATCctaaaagaagagaagaataaCATAGGTGAGGAGGCACAAAAGCCATCCGGTGGTAAACCTGAAGATGCTTCCCATATGAAGAATGCATCTCAAGGAGATATTCCCTTTTCAGGGCCATTACAAGTTTCAACATCAAGTGGCTTTGCATGGGCAAAAAGCCGTAAAGATGACACTTCAATTCGATCCCATTGTCGAACGATTTCTAGAGGACATATTTTCAATCCATTAGAACCTTCAACATTAAATTCAAGGAATTATTCGGACATCAAAAACCAGGAAAATAAGGAGTCTTGTGGGAGACGCACCAAATCTAGGGGCCATGACCTACTTGAAAATTCTAAGCCTTCTATGCAGAATCAGTGGAGTAGGTTTGATCGCCCAGATTCATTTGATGCTTCGGATGAGTACCACTCACAAGAACTGTCAATGGCGCTTTATCATAGAGAAGATTCAATGTCCAAGAGAAGTAACCTG AGTTTTCAGGATCAAGGAGAAAAGGTTGAATTTTCCGGACCCCTATTATCTCAAATGCACACAGTTGATGAGCTCTTAGAAAAGCATGAGCGTCACATCCGGCAAACTGTCCGTAGGTCATGGTTCCAGAGAG TTAAGAAGCATGAGAAGTAA